A genomic window from Phyllopteryx taeniolatus isolate TA_2022b chromosome 2, UOR_Ptae_1.2, whole genome shotgun sequence includes:
- the kcna4 gene encoding potassium voltage-gated channel subfamily A member 1, with the protein MEFAMVGADGGCNSHLPYGYAQARARERERERERQAAQSRAAAAAAAESGSGADGGGGGSEGSTSSSTTSSGAHLLNNRQHPSRAASSSANISSSSSSSSSSSSSFSSSTQHPEKQRLLRERKKQRGVGRWRRSRTTLGGDLRHSELALLGSEEDIMIEEEECAEEEGEDDEEDDEEERGIKRSGFLCHMDDDDDDDDDDDDDDETISITDRRPQSGYANVYSELGCCERVVINVSGLKFETQLKTLSQFPDTLLGDPDKRIRYFDPLRNEYFFDRNRPSFDAILYYYQSGGRLKRPANVPFDIFSEEVKFYELGQEAIVKFREDEGFVKEEEKPLPEDEFKRQIWLLFEYPESSSPARGIAVVSVLVIVISIVIFCLETLPEFRDDKEYLQPRHNSTQPDRGFTPFNDPFFIVETVCIIWFSFEIVVRFFACPSKTAFFKNIMNSIDIVSILPYFITLGTDLAQHQGNGQQAMSFAILRIIRLVRVFRIFKLSRHSKGLQILGHTLRASMRELALLIFFLVIGVILFSSAVYFAEADEPTSQFTSIPDAFWWAVVTMTTVGYGDMKPITVGGKIVGSLCAIAGVLTIALPVPVIVSNFNYFYHRETDNNEDQAQPAVESMPPGCPYFPDFLRQLKGSPSGSSLGDKAEYMEMEEGVTESLCGLDKSPSKGNNGTDISRRNSTNSKSIQTDV; encoded by the coding sequence ATGGAGTTTGCGATGGTGGGAGCGGACGGCGGGTGCAACAGCCACCTGCCGTACGGGTACGCCCAAGCCCGCGCCCGGGAGAGGGAGCGAGAGAGGGAGCGCCAGGCGGCCCAGTCCAGAGCGGCGGCTGCGGCGGCGGCCGAGAGCGGATCCGGAGCGGATGGGGGAGGCGGCGGCTCTGAGGGGTCCACATCTTCATCCACCACCTCATCGGGCGCGCATCTCCTCAACAACCGCCAGCATCCGTCTCGCGCCGCCTCCTCCAGCGCCAACATCagcagctcctcctcctcctcttcctcctcctcctcctccttctcctcctccactcAGCACCCCGAGAAGCAGAGACTCCTCAGAGAGCGCAAAAAGCAACGCGGCGTCGGACGCTGGAGACGCAGCCGGACCACTCTCGGCGGGGACCTGCGCCACTCCGAACTGGCGCTGCTCGGATCCGAGGAGGACATCATGATCGAAGAGGAAGAGTGCGCCGAGGAAGAGGGGGAGGACgacgaggaggacgacgaggaggagCGGGGAATCAAGCGCTCCGGTTTTTTGTGCCACAtggatgacgacgatgatgatgatgatgatgatgacgacgacgacgagacCATCTCGATTACCGACAGACGTCCTCAGTCCGGATATGCGAATGTTTACAGCGAGTTGGGCTGCTGCGAGAGAGTTGTCATCAACGTGTCGGGCCTCAAGTTTGAAACTCAGCTCAAGACTCTCAGTCAGTTCCCGGACACGCTCCTGGGGGACCCAGACAAGCGCATCCGCTACTTCGACCCGCTGAGGAACGAGTACTTCTTCGATCGCAACAGACCGAGTTTTGACGCGATTCTGTACTACTACCAGTCCGGGGGCCGCTTGAAAAGACCCGCCAACGTCCCTTTTGACATCTTCTCCGAGGAGGTGAAGTTTTACGAACTCGGACAGGAGGCCATTGTGAAGTTTCGAGAGGACGAGGGTTTCGTCAAAGAGGAGGAGAAGCCTCTGCCGGAGGACGAGTTCAAGCGGCAAATTTGGTTGCTGTTCGAGTACCCGGAGAGCTCCAGTCCGGCCCGAGGCATCGCGGTGGTGTCCGTGCTGGTCATCGTCATCTCCATCGTCATCTTCTGCCTGGAGACGCTGCCCGAGTTCAGGGACGACAAGGAGTACTTGCAGCCCCGACACAACTCCACGCAGCCGGACCGCGGCTTCACCCCCTTCAACGACCCCTTTTTCATCGTGGAGACCGTGTGCATCATTTGGTTCTCCTTTGAGATCGTAGTGCGCTTCTTCGCGTGCCCCAGCAAAACGGCGTTCTTTAAGAACATCATGAACTCCATTGACATTGTTTCCATTCTGCCTTACTTCATCACCCTGGGCACGGACCTGGCGCAGCACCAAGGCAACGGGCAGCAGGCGATGAGCTTCGCCATCCTGAGAATCATCCGGCTGGTGAGGGTGTTCCGCATCTTCAAGCTGTCCAGACACTCCAAGGGCCTCCAGATCCTGGGCCACACTCTGCGCGCCAGCATGAGGGAGCTGGCCCTGCTCATCTTCTTCCTGGTCATCGGCGTCATCCTCTTCTCCAGCGCCGTTTACTTCGCCGAGGCGGACGAGCCCACCTCGCAGTTCACCAGCATCCCGGACGCCTTCTGGTGGGCCGTGGTGACTATGACCACGGTGGGCTACGGGGACATGAAGCCCATCACCGTGGGTGGCAAGATCGTGGGCTCCCTGTGCGCCATAGCTGGCGTCTTAACTATCGCGCTCCCGGTGCCGGTCATAGTGTCGAACTTCAACTACTTTTACCACCGCGAGACCGACAACAACGAAGACCAGGCGCAACCGGCGGTCGAGAGCATGCCGCCCGGATGCCCCTACTTCCCGGACTTTTTGCGCCAATTGAAAGGCTCGCCGTCCGGCTCCTCGCTGGGGGACAAAGCCGAGTACATGGAGATGGAAGAAGGGGTGACGGAGTCATTGTGCGGCCTGGACAAGAGCCCCAGTAAAGGCAACAACGGCACAGACATAAGCAGAAGGAACAGCACTAACTCCAAATCCATTCAGACTGACGTgtga
- the LOC133471748 gene encoding gonadotropin subunit beta-1-like isoform X1 encodes MCSALQAATITSTRSVRALTHTEKGTFWLRVDVSIQQDLLRLQPTVSAPSPQPLLNAGDGKGLRRYDTDDSPARLRRMHAKDPVYLSATAVTEHYICNGVWIYEDKRIEGCSVGVTYPVAESCMCTSCNEDNTYCGRLPGSC; translated from the exons ATGTGCTCAGCATT GCAAGCGGCGACCATCACATCCACTCGATCCGTGCGAGCTCTGACGCACACTGAGAAGGGGACTTTTTGGCTGCGTGTCGACGTCTCTATTCAACAGGATCTGTTGCGACTTCAGCCCACTGTGTCGGCTCCATCGCCACAACCCCTCCTCAACGCAGGCGATGGTAAAGGCTTGAGGCGATATGACACCGATGACAGCCCCGCGCGGCTGAGGCGAATGCATGCGAAG GATCCAGTCTACCTTTCTGCTACTGCTGTGACTGAACACTACATCTGCAATGGGGTCTGGATCTATGAAGACAAACGGATCGAAGGTTGTTCAGTGGGTGTCACCTACCCTGTGGCCGAAAGCtgcatgtgtacttcatgtaaCGAAGACAACACATACTGTGGACGTCTTCCCGGTTCATGCTGA
- the LOC133471748 gene encoding gonadotropin subunit beta-1-like isoform X2: MRRRLCFTQQRMQLVVMVTVLALVGASNSCSFGCSLQNVSIRVESCGKTEYVYTTVCEGQCYHEDPVYLSATAVTEHYICNGVWIYEDKRIEGCSVGVTYPVAESCMCTSCNEDNTYCGRLPGSC; this comes from the exons ATGCGAAG ACGCCTGTGCTTCACTCAACAGAGGATGCAGCTAGTTGTTATGGTAACAGTGCTGGCGCTGGTTGGTGCGAGTAACAGTTGCAGTTTTGGCTGCTCCCTGCAAAACGTCAGCATCCGCGTGGAGAGCTGTGGCAAAACTGAATATGTCTACACAACTGTATGTGAAGGACAGTGCTACCATGAG GATCCAGTCTACCTTTCTGCTACTGCTGTGACTGAACACTACATCTGCAATGGGGTCTGGATCTATGAAGACAAACGGATCGAAGGTTGTTCAGTGGGTGTCACCTACCCTGTGGCCGAAAGCtgcatgtgtacttcatgtaaCGAAGACAACACATACTGTGGACGTCTTCCCGGTTCATGCTGA